One window of Trifolium pratense cultivar HEN17-A07 linkage group LG5, ARS_RC_1.1, whole genome shotgun sequence genomic DNA carries:
- the LOC123886772 gene encoding secreted RxLR effector protein 161-like, which produces MVGCLMYLLATRPDLAFSVCLVARYMERPTEIHMAAVKRILRYLKGTTNYGLWYERGKGEELVGWSDSDYAGDIDDRRSTCGYVFMIGTKAVSWSSKKQPIVTLSTTEAEFIAAASSTCQGIWLSRILTQIDAREKSCITIYCDNSSSIKLSKNPVMHGRSKHIDVRFHFLRDLTKEGKIQRVHCSSFEQIADIMTKPLSFESFSRNIDKLGLCTLELIN; this is translated from the coding sequence ATGGTAGGCTGTTTGATGTACTTGCTTGCCACCAGACCTGATCTTGCATTTTCTGTGTGCTTAGTGGCAAGATATATGGAAAGGCCTACTGAAATTCATATGGCTGCTGTGAAAAGAATACTTAGATActtgaaaggaacaactaactATGGTTTATGGTATGAAAGAGGCAAAGGAGAAGAGCTGGTTGGTTGGTCTGATTCTGATTATGCTGGTGATATTGATGACAGAAGAAGCACATGTGGCTATGTGTTTATGATAGGTACCAAGGCAGTTTCATGGTCATCTAAGAAGCAACCAATTGTGACATTGTCCACCACTGAAGCTGAATTTATTGCTGCAGCTAGTAGTACCTGTCAAGGAATTTGGTTGTCCAGAATTCTGACTCAAATTGATGCAAGGGAGAAAAGCTGCATCACCATATACTGTGACAATAGCTCATCAATAAAGCTATCCAAGAACCCTGTGATgcatggaagaagcaagcaCATAGATGTAAGGTTTCATTTCTTAAGGGATCTGACTAAGGAAGGTAAAATTCAGCGGGTTCACTGCTCATCCTTTGAGCAAATTGCAGACATAATGACCAAGCCATTGAGTTTCGAGAGCTTCAGCAGGAACATAGACAAGCTGGGATTGTGCACACTAGAATTGATAAATTGA
- the LOC123883159 gene encoding protein ROOT HAIR DEFECTIVE 3-like isoform X2, which translates to MANSDACCSTQLIDGDGVFNASGIDKFMKEVKLSECGLSYAVVSIMGPQSSGKSTLLNNLFSTNFREMDAFKGRSQTTKGIWMARCAGIEPCTIVMDLEGTDGRERGEDDTAFEKQSALFALAVSDIVLINMWCHDIGREQAANKPLLKTVFQVMMRLFSPRKTTMLFVIRDKTRTPLENLEPVLREDIQKIWDSVPKPQAHKDTPLSEFFNVQVVALSSFEEKEEQFREQVASLRQRFHQSIAPGGLAGDRRGVVPASGFSFSAQEIWKVIKENKDLDLPAHKVMVATVRCEEIANEKYAAFVENEEWSQLEETVQSEPVSGFGKKINSLLHACFSEYDAEATYFDEGVRTAKQKQLQEKLLQLIQPAYQSALGHVRSGTLDRFKEAFEKALKGGGRFSEAANNCVESCVAQFDEKCADVVIELANWDTSKVREKLLRDIDAHVASVREAKISELTSSYEEKLKLSLSGPVEALLDGANSDTWPSVRSLLKREMQSAVLGYSTALNGFDMDEETRQNMISSLEDFARGVVEGKAREEAGRVLIRMKDRFTMLFSHDSDSMPRVWTGKEDIRSITKTARSASLKLLAVMAAIRLDDGDKDNIEKTLAVALLDTSGNPIRSITVADPLATSSWEKIPASKTLITPVQCKSLWRQFKMETEYSVSQAISAQEANKRNNNWLPPPWAILALVILGFNEFMTLLKNPLYLGVIFVIFLLLKALWVQLDIAGEFRHGVVPGLISLSTKFVPTIMNLIKRLAEEGAGAGAGAPAANENPQRSSSKSNSNAVPVGSSVSSSSSSNVTSLDNGKRHTSSSKDE; encoded by the exons ATGG CGAATAGTGACGCTTGTTGTTCAACTCAGCTTATTGATGGAGATGGCGTATTCAATGCTTCTGGAATTGACAAGTTTATGAAGGAAGTTAAACTGAGTGAATGCGGACTTTCATATGCTGTAGTTTCTATTATGGGGCCACAGAGTAGTG GCAAGAGCACACtattaaataatttgtttagtACCAATTTCAGAGAGATGGATGCTTTTAAGGGAAG GTCTCAAACAACCAAAGGAATCTGGATGGCTAGATGTGCTGGCATAGAGCCTTGTACGATTGTGATGGATTTGGAGGGTACAGATGGAAGAGAACGTGGAGAG GATGATACTGCATTCGAAAAGCAGAGTGCTCTGTTTGCTCTTGCTGTCTCAGATATAGTGCTGATAAACAT GTGGTGCCATGATATTGGCCGTGAGCAAGCTGCAAATAAGCCTCTTTTGAAAACTGTCTTTCAG GTTATGATGAGATTGTTTAGTCCACGCAAAACAACAATGTTATTTGTCATACGTGATAAAACAAGG ACACCACTTGAAAACTTAGAACCTGTTTTGCGAGAAGATATTCAGAAG ATATGGGACTCTGTTCCTAAACCACAGGCCCACAAGGACACCCCGCTAAGTGAATTTTTCAAT GTTCAAGTTGTTGCGCTTTCTAGTTTTGAAGAAAAGGAAGAGCAATTTAGGGAGCAG GTTGCTAGCTTGAGGCAGCGTTTTCATCAGTCTATTGCTCCTGGTGGACTTGCAGGGGATCGGCGTGGAGTAGTTCCTGCTTCTGGATTTTCGTTTAGTGCTCAGGAAATATGGAAAGTCATCAAGGAAAACAAAGATCTCGACCTTCCTGCACATAAG GTTATGGTTGCCACTGTACGGTGTGAAGAAATTGCGAATGAGAAATATGCTGCTTTTGTTGAAAATGAG GAATGGAGTCAATTGGAAGAGACTGTTCAATCCGAACCTGTTTCTGGATTTGGGAAAAAGATTAATTCACTCCTTCATGCTTGTTTTTCAGA GTATGATGCCGAAGCCACTTATTTTGATGAAGGTGTGAGAACTGCAAAACAAAAGCAACTTCAAGAAAAATTGTTGCAA CTTATCCAACCAGCGTACCAATCTGCACTTGGACATGTTAGATCTGGAACTTTGGACAGATTCAAGGAGGCATTTGAAAAGGCTCTGAAAGGAGGGGGAAGGTTTTCTGAAGCTGCTAATAATTGCGTTGAGTCTTGTGTGGCTCAATTTGATGAAAAATGTGCAG ATGTTGTTATTGAACTAGCAAATTGGGATACATCTAAAGTACGAGAGAAACTGTTGCGTGATATTGATGCACATGTTGCATCTGTGCGTGAAGCTAAGATTTCTGAACTTACTTCTTCATATGAG GAAAAACTGAAACTATCTTTGTCTGGACCTGTCGAAGCTCTTTTGGATGGAGCTAATAGTGATACTTGGCCATCAGTAAGGAGCCTTCTTAAGCGTGAGATGCAATCAGCAGTTTTAGGGTATTCTACTGCGCTTAATGGGTTTGATATGGATGAAGAAACAAGACAAAACATGATTTCGAGTTTAGAGGATTTTGCAAGGGGTGTGGTAGAAGGAAAGGCTAGGGAAGAAGCTGGAAGGGTTTTGATCCGTATGAAAGACAG GTTTACAATGTTATTTAGCCATGATTCTGATTCAATGCCTCGTGTTTGGACGGGGAAAGAAGATATTCGATCCATCACTAAAACTGCTCGCTCTGCT TCTTTGAAGTTGCTAGCTGTTATGGCTGCAATTCGTTTGGATGATGGTGATAAAGATAATATTGAGAAAACATTAGCAGTTGCTTTGCTGGATACATCAGGCAATCCTATTAGGAGTATCACAGTGGCTGATCCGCTAGCTACTAGCAGTTGGGAAAAG ATTCCAGCATCTAAGACATTGATTACACCTGTCCAATGCAAATCGCTGTGGAGGCAATTCAAGATGGAGACAGAGTACAGTGTTTCTCAAGCCATTTCTGCACAG GAGGCCAACAAGCGTAATAACAACTGGTTACCTCCCCCATGGGCAATACTTGCTTTGGTTATTCTGGGATTCAATGAATTTATGACTCTTCTGAA AAATCCCTTGTATTTGGGTGTcatctttgttatttttcttctccttaaaGCCCTGTGGGTGCAACTTGACATCGCCGGTGAATTTCGCCATGGAGTA GTTCCAGGACTCATTTCCTTGTCCACCAAGTTTGTTCCAACTATCATGaaccttatcaaaagactagcagAGGAGGGTGCCGGTGCCGGTGCCGGTGCCCCTGCTGCTAATGAAAATCCTCAGAGAAGCTCATCAAAAAGCAACTCCAATGCTGTTCCTGTTGGTAGTTCTGTTTCATCTAGTTCTTCATCTAACGTAACTTCATTGGATAACGGAAAACGACATACCAGTTCATCAAAAGATGAGTAA
- the LOC123883159 gene encoding protein ROOT HAIR DEFECTIVE 3-like isoform X1: MANSDACCSTQLIDGDGVFNASGIDKFMKEVKLSECGLSYAVVSIMGPQSSGKSTLLNNLFSTNFREMDAFKGRSQTTKGIWMARCAGIEPCTIVMDLEGTDGRERGEDDTAFEKQSALFALAVSDIVLINMWCHDIGREQAANKPLLKTVFQVMMRLFSPRKTTMLFVIRDKTRTPLENLEPVLREDIQKIWDSVPKPQAHKDTPLSEFFNVQVVALSSFEEKEEQFREQVASLRQRFHQSIAPGGLAGDRRGVVPASGFSFSAQEIWKVIKENKDLDLPAHKVMVATVRCEEIANEKYAAFVENEVCTFLLYISPTVLLSQLLMLWKSLSFFIQEWSQLEETVQSEPVSGFGKKINSLLHACFSEYDAEATYFDEGVRTAKQKQLQEKLLQLIQPAYQSALGHVRSGTLDRFKEAFEKALKGGGRFSEAANNCVESCVAQFDEKCADVVIELANWDTSKVREKLLRDIDAHVASVREAKISELTSSYEEKLKLSLSGPVEALLDGANSDTWPSVRSLLKREMQSAVLGYSTALNGFDMDEETRQNMISSLEDFARGVVEGKAREEAGRVLIRMKDRFTMLFSHDSDSMPRVWTGKEDIRSITKTARSASLKLLAVMAAIRLDDGDKDNIEKTLAVALLDTSGNPIRSITVADPLATSSWEKIPASKTLITPVQCKSLWRQFKMETEYSVSQAISAQEANKRNNNWLPPPWAILALVILGFNEFMTLLKNPLYLGVIFVIFLLLKALWVQLDIAGEFRHGVVPGLISLSTKFVPTIMNLIKRLAEEGAGAGAGAPAANENPQRSSSKSNSNAVPVGSSVSSSSSSNVTSLDNGKRHTSSSKDE; encoded by the exons ATGG CGAATAGTGACGCTTGTTGTTCAACTCAGCTTATTGATGGAGATGGCGTATTCAATGCTTCTGGAATTGACAAGTTTATGAAGGAAGTTAAACTGAGTGAATGCGGACTTTCATATGCTGTAGTTTCTATTATGGGGCCACAGAGTAGTG GCAAGAGCACACtattaaataatttgtttagtACCAATTTCAGAGAGATGGATGCTTTTAAGGGAAG GTCTCAAACAACCAAAGGAATCTGGATGGCTAGATGTGCTGGCATAGAGCCTTGTACGATTGTGATGGATTTGGAGGGTACAGATGGAAGAGAACGTGGAGAG GATGATACTGCATTCGAAAAGCAGAGTGCTCTGTTTGCTCTTGCTGTCTCAGATATAGTGCTGATAAACAT GTGGTGCCATGATATTGGCCGTGAGCAAGCTGCAAATAAGCCTCTTTTGAAAACTGTCTTTCAG GTTATGATGAGATTGTTTAGTCCACGCAAAACAACAATGTTATTTGTCATACGTGATAAAACAAGG ACACCACTTGAAAACTTAGAACCTGTTTTGCGAGAAGATATTCAGAAG ATATGGGACTCTGTTCCTAAACCACAGGCCCACAAGGACACCCCGCTAAGTGAATTTTTCAAT GTTCAAGTTGTTGCGCTTTCTAGTTTTGAAGAAAAGGAAGAGCAATTTAGGGAGCAG GTTGCTAGCTTGAGGCAGCGTTTTCATCAGTCTATTGCTCCTGGTGGACTTGCAGGGGATCGGCGTGGAGTAGTTCCTGCTTCTGGATTTTCGTTTAGTGCTCAGGAAATATGGAAAGTCATCAAGGAAAACAAAGATCTCGACCTTCCTGCACATAAG GTTATGGTTGCCACTGTACGGTGTGAAGAAATTGCGAATGAGAAATATGCTGCTTTTGTTGAAAATGAGGTATGCACATTTCTTTTGTATATTTCTCCAACTGTTTTACTTTCTCAATTACTAATGCTGTGGAAAtcactttcatttttcattcaGGAATGGAGTCAATTGGAAGAGACTGTTCAATCCGAACCTGTTTCTGGATTTGGGAAAAAGATTAATTCACTCCTTCATGCTTGTTTTTCAGA GTATGATGCCGAAGCCACTTATTTTGATGAAGGTGTGAGAACTGCAAAACAAAAGCAACTTCAAGAAAAATTGTTGCAA CTTATCCAACCAGCGTACCAATCTGCACTTGGACATGTTAGATCTGGAACTTTGGACAGATTCAAGGAGGCATTTGAAAAGGCTCTGAAAGGAGGGGGAAGGTTTTCTGAAGCTGCTAATAATTGCGTTGAGTCTTGTGTGGCTCAATTTGATGAAAAATGTGCAG ATGTTGTTATTGAACTAGCAAATTGGGATACATCTAAAGTACGAGAGAAACTGTTGCGTGATATTGATGCACATGTTGCATCTGTGCGTGAAGCTAAGATTTCTGAACTTACTTCTTCATATGAG GAAAAACTGAAACTATCTTTGTCTGGACCTGTCGAAGCTCTTTTGGATGGAGCTAATAGTGATACTTGGCCATCAGTAAGGAGCCTTCTTAAGCGTGAGATGCAATCAGCAGTTTTAGGGTATTCTACTGCGCTTAATGGGTTTGATATGGATGAAGAAACAAGACAAAACATGATTTCGAGTTTAGAGGATTTTGCAAGGGGTGTGGTAGAAGGAAAGGCTAGGGAAGAAGCTGGAAGGGTTTTGATCCGTATGAAAGACAG GTTTACAATGTTATTTAGCCATGATTCTGATTCAATGCCTCGTGTTTGGACGGGGAAAGAAGATATTCGATCCATCACTAAAACTGCTCGCTCTGCT TCTTTGAAGTTGCTAGCTGTTATGGCTGCAATTCGTTTGGATGATGGTGATAAAGATAATATTGAGAAAACATTAGCAGTTGCTTTGCTGGATACATCAGGCAATCCTATTAGGAGTATCACAGTGGCTGATCCGCTAGCTACTAGCAGTTGGGAAAAG ATTCCAGCATCTAAGACATTGATTACACCTGTCCAATGCAAATCGCTGTGGAGGCAATTCAAGATGGAGACAGAGTACAGTGTTTCTCAAGCCATTTCTGCACAG GAGGCCAACAAGCGTAATAACAACTGGTTACCTCCCCCATGGGCAATACTTGCTTTGGTTATTCTGGGATTCAATGAATTTATGACTCTTCTGAA AAATCCCTTGTATTTGGGTGTcatctttgttatttttcttctccttaaaGCCCTGTGGGTGCAACTTGACATCGCCGGTGAATTTCGCCATGGAGTA GTTCCAGGACTCATTTCCTTGTCCACCAAGTTTGTTCCAACTATCATGaaccttatcaaaagactagcagAGGAGGGTGCCGGTGCCGGTGCCGGTGCCCCTGCTGCTAATGAAAATCCTCAGAGAAGCTCATCAAAAAGCAACTCCAATGCTGTTCCTGTTGGTAGTTCTGTTTCATCTAGTTCTTCATCTAACGTAACTTCATTGGATAACGGAAAACGACATACCAGTTCATCAAAAGATGAGTAA